In a single window of the Dinghuibacter silviterrae genome:
- a CDS encoding PKD domain-containing protein: MQKTIWVIVFLLAGAKMGLSQDTLPAQVRVMEQGDSIRLSAGLRPLRQMAGAPAAFYTYFWELGDGRFSFDKEPVYAYRDTGTYRVRLYATNNYDDGKAPPTRPRPVKVRKTPAGRNAWASHFFHGSGEIELKVNRYPRPGENFVTVVGYRNQGADSLSGSIVLFYNERMMDREGFALADERCYNAEQRSSLSDLAIALPPTWNGQGGVVAAFTGDFSTRSATLSMLRSLQNLYTRHTVLHFSGMAPGEEKFIFLEMNTLPGMLQDTNATVSFSAMLVPDNTAAPPGRYQLDMPVVSSHDPNRFMVKSRRINYRFFRQKKPVVYRVQFENTGTGPARDVSVGIRLPKQLDPNSLVLTAVSPPCPLCDSAGSGQSCVDTVHRGDSVFFRLHHIYLPGIQQRIADPDSSTGFIEYAARFRKKPPKIPFGTQASISFDGHPPVTTNRATARFIKGLSPGIMAGYSVLPSPGGGYSATGPLQFGYVLAPYAPVRPYFQVEAFVGLLQQNVLTGPVVQDNRDTLIGGLPFLITGHRIKTTTHYNSFEVTPLHYRYNIGKYVGVGLGAMVQVDISEQTTVEQTNYFTAQGIATTSVSRTTSAVKYLGDWNAAPFADVQFGLVKGGPFIGARYIRLLKGNLTDRFFFYLGVKL, from the coding sequence ATGCAAAAGACCATTTGGGTCATAGTATTCCTACTGGCCGGAGCGAAAATGGGCCTGTCCCAGGACACCCTCCCCGCGCAGGTAAGGGTGATGGAACAAGGGGACAGTATCCGTCTGTCCGCCGGCCTCCGGCCGCTCCGGCAAATGGCAGGGGCGCCCGCCGCATTTTACACGTATTTCTGGGAATTGGGGGACGGGCGGTTCAGTTTTGACAAGGAGCCTGTCTATGCCTACCGGGACACGGGTACCTACCGGGTCCGGTTATATGCCACCAACAATTACGACGACGGCAAGGCGCCGCCCACCCGGCCCCGGCCGGTAAAGGTTCGAAAGACCCCGGCGGGGAGGAACGCCTGGGCGTCCCATTTCTTTCATGGAAGCGGGGAGATCGAGTTAAAGGTCAACCGGTATCCCCGGCCGGGCGAGAACTTCGTAACGGTCGTCGGTTATCGCAACCAGGGCGCGGATTCGCTGAGCGGATCGATCGTCCTTTTTTACAACGAACGGATGATGGACCGGGAAGGCTTTGCCCTGGCGGACGAGCGCTGCTATAATGCAGAGCAACGTTCTTCCCTTTCGGACCTGGCGATAGCGCTTCCGCCCACCTGGAATGGACAAGGGGGGGTGGTTGCGGCTTTTACGGGGGACTTCTCCACCCGATCGGCGACCCTATCCATGCTCCGGTCCCTGCAAAACCTTTATACCAGGCATACCGTCCTCCACTTTTCGGGGATGGCTCCGGGGGAGGAAAAATTCATTTTCCTGGAGATGAATACGCTTCCGGGCATGCTGCAGGACACCAACGCAACCGTTAGCTTCAGCGCCATGCTGGTGCCGGATAACACGGCCGCTCCTCCCGGCAGGTACCAGTTGGACATGCCGGTCGTTTCCTCCCATGATCCCAACCGGTTTATGGTCAAAAGCCGCCGGATCAACTATCGCTTTTTCCGTCAGAAAAAGCCGGTGGTCTATCGCGTCCAATTCGAAAATACCGGCACGGGGCCGGCCAGAGACGTGTCGGTGGGCATCCGCCTGCCCAAACAGCTTGACCCGAACTCGCTGGTGCTGACGGCTGTCAGCCCTCCCTGCCCCTTGTGCGATTCCGCGGGTTCCGGGCAAAGCTGCGTGGACACCGTCCACCGGGGCGACAGCGTTTTCTTCCGCCTCCATCACATTTACCTCCCGGGTATACAGCAGCGGATCGCGGACCCGGATTCGAGTACGGGTTTTATAGAGTACGCCGCCCGGTTCAGGAAGAAACCCCCAAAGATCCCCTTCGGTACCCAGGCCTCCATCAGCTTTGACGGTCACCCTCCGGTGACGACCAACAGGGCGACGGCTCGCTTTATCAAGGGGCTTTCGCCGGGGATCATGGCGGGTTACAGCGTCCTCCCGTCTCCCGGGGGCGGGTATTCCGCCACGGGTCCCCTTCAATTCGGCTACGTCCTTGCACCGTACGCGCCCGTACGCCCGTATTTCCAGGTCGAAGCCTTTGTCGGGCTGCTCCAGCAAAACGTCCTTACCGGGCCGGTGGTGCAGGACAACCGGGACACCCTGATCGGCGGCCTGCCATTTTTGATCACCGGCCACAGGATCAAAACAACCACCCACTATAATAGCTTCGAGGTCACGCCCCTGCATTACCGGTACAACATTGGAAAATATGTGGGCGTTGGTCTGGGCGCCATGGTGCAGGTGGATATCTCGGAGCAAACGACGGTGGAACAAACCAACTATTTTACGGCACAAGGGATAGCAACGACTTCCGTGTCCCGCACGACATCCGCCGTCAAGTACCTGGGGGATTGGAATGCCGCTCCATTTGCCGACGTTCAATTCGGCCTGGTAAAAGGCGGCCCGTTCATAGGGGCGCGGTATATCCGGCTCCTGAAAGGGAACCTCACCGATCGTTTTTTCTTTTATCTTGGCGTCAAGTTGTAA
- a CDS encoding RNA polymerase sigma factor, whose protein sequence is MAIHPDQQYVDALLHNDRNLIEDIYRRFSATVRNYVLKNGGDTGDAADIFQESLIDIYNQARHRQLQLTCPFEPFLLLVCKRKWLNELKKRGHSPVTKPAEDVSDFGEDTFAAAERVASEEDRHRAFREAFDRLGERCREILRSVLTGERQEKIAEALGVSYGYLRKKKTECMATLLSHIQSLKL, encoded by the coding sequence ATGGCGATCCACCCGGACCAACAATATGTTGACGCGTTGCTCCACAACGACAGGAACCTCATAGAGGACATCTACCGGCGTTTTTCCGCCACCGTTAGGAACTACGTCCTCAAAAACGGCGGCGACACCGGCGACGCCGCCGATATTTTCCAGGAGTCCCTCATCGACATATACAACCAGGCCCGGCACCGGCAGTTGCAGTTGACCTGCCCCTTCGAGCCTTTCCTCCTCCTCGTCTGTAAACGGAAATGGCTAAATGAACTAAAGAAAAGGGGGCACAGCCCGGTAACAAAACCCGCGGAAGACGTATCTGATTTTGGAGAAGATACCTTCGCAGCCGCGGAGAGGGTGGCTTCCGAAGAGGACAGACACCGGGCGTTCCGGGAAGCGTTCGATAGGCTGGGGGAGCGCTGCCGCGAGATCCTGAGAAGCGTTCTTACCGGGGAACGGCAGGAGAAAATCGCTGAAGCACTGGGCGTTAGCTATGGTTATCTCCGCAAAAAGAAGACCGAATGCATGGCGACCCTTTTGTCTCATATTCAATCCCTGAAACTGTAA
- a CDS encoding anti-sigma factor → MATYDREYIIRYVDGELPEEESRWFETDLRQDPALQAEVALYRELKESLRQRLAPDASASGLRATLTSLRPQYFRSRIVPFTRWVAGVAAAAVIGIVSVLLWPSSRQDTIDRLSRTEMIGTAERGNNTDTLLQKAAVYFNRQDFSHALPVLDQAVRADTSNQLALFYRGVAAWKTGGTAAARADWQKVYAGESLMRYDAAFYMALSYAAENDRPAALQWLSRIPEGSSLSAKAKELNAKLE, encoded by the coding sequence ATGGCGACCTACGATCGTGAATATATCATCCGTTATGTAGACGGCGAGCTTCCGGAGGAGGAAAGCCGGTGGTTCGAAACCGACCTCCGGCAGGACCCGGCCCTGCAGGCCGAGGTCGCCTTGTATCGGGAGCTGAAAGAAAGCCTCAGGCAACGGTTGGCGCCGGATGCTTCCGCCAGCGGCCTCAGGGCGACATTGACCTCCCTAAGACCGCAGTATTTCCGCTCCCGTATCGTTCCCTTCACCCGCTGGGTCGCCGGGGTCGCCGCCGCCGCCGTCATCGGCATCGTTTCCGTGCTGCTGTGGCCCTCCAGCCGGCAAGACACCATCGACCGCCTCAGTCGTACCGAGATGATCGGCACGGCCGAGCGCGGCAACAATACCGATACGCTTTTGCAAAAAGCTGCTGTCTATTTTAATCGCCAGGACTTCTCCCATGCCTTACCCGTCCTCGACCAGGCCGTGCGGGCCGACACCAGCAACCAGCTCGCCTTATTCTATAGAGGTGTAGCCGCCTGGAAGACCGGTGGTACCGCCGCGGCCCGTGCCGACTGGCAAAAGGTCTATGCCGGGGAGTCCCTTATGCGTTATGACGCAGCGTTCTACATGGCGCTAAGCTATGCCGCGGAGAACGATCGTCCCGCCGCCCTTCAATGGCTGTCCAGGATCCCCGAAGGATCCTCCCTGTCGGCAAAGGCTAAAGAGTTGAACGCCAAGCTGGAATAA
- a CDS encoding catalase family protein, translating into MPENFDQSIPVDITYPFIDEALGEHASPDEAALTTQIADLLEHNIRTQYSEGNARRDVHIKATGCMRAVLQMNEDIPANLAQGIFVPGRMYEAIVRFSNGSGEPKQLSDSHGDVRGLAVKVLDIPGEKLLDTDKDARTQDFVMINKPTFFVNDPKTYLTLFEKAGGNLFSKLTIPVALGLRSTVLLAEMTGSKIANPFQVQYFSASAFQHGVGKDRLAVKFSIKPLSDAKDPMPHHPGDDFLREVMKNTLSKEDVVLSFMIQPKTSEDLSVEDCTHEWPESVAPFSEVARLILPKQDFDTEELNRLGETLSFNVWHAIVEHRPLGVVNRMRKIVYERISRVRNQMNSVVRREP; encoded by the coding sequence ATGCCTGAAAATTTTGACCAGTCAATACCGGTGGACATTACCTATCCTTTTATCGATGAAGCATTGGGGGAGCATGCTTCTCCTGACGAAGCGGCACTGACCACGCAAATTGCCGATTTATTGGAGCACAATATCCGCACACAGTATTCTGAAGGGAATGCCAGGCGGGACGTACACATTAAGGCGACTGGATGTATGCGGGCTGTTTTACAAATGAATGAGGATATCCCTGCAAACCTGGCCCAGGGTATTTTTGTTCCGGGTAGGATGTATGAAGCCATCGTTCGTTTTTCAAACGGTTCCGGGGAGCCCAAGCAACTTTCGGACAGCCATGGTGATGTCCGCGGGTTGGCCGTCAAGGTGCTGGACATTCCGGGAGAAAAGCTGTTGGATACCGATAAAGATGCCAGGACACAGGATTTTGTGATGATTAATAAGCCGACTTTTTTTGTCAATGATCCCAAGACCTATTTGACCCTTTTTGAAAAGGCCGGCGGGAACTTGTTTTCAAAGCTGACGATACCGGTTGCGTTGGGTTTACGAAGCACAGTACTGCTGGCGGAAATGACCGGTAGTAAAATAGCTAATCCATTTCAAGTGCAGTATTTCTCGGCGTCAGCTTTTCAACATGGGGTTGGCAAGGATCGCTTGGCCGTTAAGTTTTCCATTAAGCCCCTGTCCGATGCGAAGGACCCGATGCCCCATCATCCGGGGGATGATTTTTTGCGGGAGGTAATGAAGAATACCCTAAGTAAGGAAGATGTGGTATTGAGTTTTATGATACAGCCAAAGACCTCGGAGGATCTTAGTGTGGAGGATTGCACGCACGAATGGCCGGAATCGGTGGCTCCCTTCAGCGAAGTTGCCCGGTTGATCCTACCCAAACAGGATTTTGACACCGAAGAGTTGAATCGTCTGGGTGAAACTTTGTCCTTCAACGTCTGGCACGCCATAGTGGAGCACCGGCCTTTGGGTGTTGTCAATCGTATGCGTAAGATCGTATATGAGCGGATCAGCAGGGTTAGAAACCAAATGAACTCGGTGGTTCGCAGGGAGCCGTAG
- a CDS encoding alpha/beta hydrolase, which translates to MRPFVTTMLLFVLFFSLNTTTFSQSTDSTMPRAAITSKTIVFIHGLFVNPQCWQEWKAYFEARGYTCITPANPYHSGHPADLRAHIDPRLGKLSFEEVVNNIAKLIDSLPEKPIIIGHSLAGLVVQKLVEMNKAAAGICIDGATPKNVLPGLRTFRTMWPVINPLKGNSTFVSSRKWFHRSFCTTLTLDASNQVYDSLCVPESRNIPRNTLFKSFAKVDLKKPHNPLLFIGGEKDIIIPAKLSRKNAHAYWDKNSITNFKEFKGRCHYICGQQGWQEVADYVLEWLK; encoded by the coding sequence ATGCGTCCATTCGTCACTACCATGCTATTATTCGTCCTTTTCTTTTCATTGAACACTACCACCTTTTCACAATCAACAGACAGCACCATGCCCCGTGCCGCCATCACTTCAAAGACCATCGTCTTCATCCACGGTTTGTTTGTCAACCCCCAATGCTGGCAAGAATGGAAAGCCTATTTCGAAGCCCGTGGCTATACCTGCATCACCCCAGCCAATCCCTATCACAGCGGTCATCCCGCCGACCTGCGGGCTCATATCGATCCCAGGTTGGGAAAACTGAGCTTTGAGGAAGTCGTCAACAACATCGCTAAACTCATCGACTCCCTACCCGAAAAACCCATTATCATCGGCCATTCCCTGGCAGGACTTGTCGTTCAGAAACTCGTCGAAATGAACAAAGCCGCCGCCGGCATCTGCATTGACGGCGCCACCCCTAAAAATGTACTCCCCGGTCTCCGTACTTTCAGAACCATGTGGCCTGTGATCAATCCGCTCAAAGGAAACAGCACCTTTGTCAGCAGTAGAAAATGGTTCCACCGATCCTTCTGCACCACCCTCACCCTGGATGCCAGCAACCAGGTCTATGATTCCCTGTGCGTCCCGGAAAGCAGGAATATTCCCCGAAATACCCTTTTTAAATCCTTTGCCAAAGTAGACCTCAAAAAGCCCCACAACCCCTTGCTCTTTATCGGCGGAGAAAAAGACATCATCATACCAGCCAAACTCAGCAGGAAGAACGCCCACGCCTACTGGGACAAAAACAGCATTACTAATTTCAAAGAATTCAAAGGACGGTGCCACTACATTTGCGGCCAGCAAGGATGGCAGGAAGTAGCCGACTATGTACTGGAGTGGCTGAAGTAA
- a CDS encoding Crp/Fnr family transcriptional regulator, producing the protein MMEFQHFALALSQFAGISEQEIQHAQPFWNIKHFAKGEFYNVQHSICRHLGFITNGVFRSYIIDDNGEEKNIFFYSTNQFVVTFKSFINQAPCGYHTRAMADATIVCITLDNLLQLYKTSHAWERFGRLLAQEAFNVAIDRAESFLFKTPEERYIELVSKHPGLIQEIPLYHISSYLGIQGPSLSRIRKRISRR; encoded by the coding sequence ATGATGGAATTCCAACATTTTGCCCTAGCCCTTTCCCAATTTGCCGGCATCAGCGAGCAAGAAATTCAGCACGCCCAGCCATTTTGGAATATCAAGCATTTTGCCAAGGGTGAGTTCTACAACGTTCAACACAGTATCTGCCGGCACCTGGGATTCATCACTAACGGGGTTTTCCGGTCCTACATCATAGACGACAACGGAGAAGAAAAGAACATCTTCTTCTACTCCACCAACCAATTCGTCGTCACTTTCAAAAGCTTCATTAACCAAGCCCCCTGCGGCTACCATACCCGGGCCATGGCAGACGCCACCATCGTTTGTATAACGCTCGACAACCTACTCCAACTCTATAAAACCTCCCATGCCTGGGAGCGTTTCGGCCGGTTGCTGGCCCAGGAGGCCTTTAACGTAGCCATTGATCGGGCAGAGAGCTTTCTGTTCAAAACACCCGAAGAACGCTACATAGAACTCGTATCCAAACATCCAGGACTGATCCAGGAAATTCCGCTGTATCATATCTCCTCCTATTTAGGCATCCAAGGTCCATCCTTGAGCCGCATTCGAAAAAGAATCTCCCGGCGCTGA
- a CDS encoding excisionase family DNA-binding protein: MHDYFPEILFKILNTNYLLLYKGPKMMAEILSGMSVGRSMAVIQTVMEVSTQEAADFLEVSRPHVVRLLEKGDIPFTKAGTHRRIKISDLIAYQKTLKATRKKQLKFLTKQAQELNLDY, encoded by the coding sequence TTGCACGATTATTTTCCAGAAATTTTATTTAAAATATTAAATACCAATTACTTATTACTTTACAAGGGACCCAAAATGATGGCCGAGATTTTATCGGGAATGTCCGTAGGCAGGTCTATGGCTGTGATCCAGACCGTGATGGAGGTCAGTACCCAGGAAGCTGCCGACTTTTTGGAGGTCTCCCGGCCACATGTTGTCCGGCTATTGGAGAAAGGGGATATTCCGTTTACTAAGGCCGGCACCCATCGTCGAATTAAAATAAGTGACTTGATCGCTTACCAAAAAACTTTGAAAGCTACAAGGAAAAAGCAATTGAAATTCCTTACTAAACAAGCCCAGGAGCTTAATTTGGACTATTGA
- a CDS encoding PIN domain-containing protein, giving the protein MQNKPRTSNWIIETGKMQFITAVLDANVLYPLSLRDYLLNLAVEGLYDPIWTPEIHDEWIRNLLKNRPDLKRKQLEATRKAMDKAFPGANVTNVQSIANRLALPDPDDRHVLAAAIKAGAEVIVTANLRDFPEVMLAQHNIRAEHPDSFILSCIERDHQKSVRAFEEQVAVLRNPTMTVDEVLKSMEKNRIN; this is encoded by the coding sequence TTGCAAAACAAGCCCAGGACCTCAAACTGGATTATTGAAACAGGAAAAATGCAATTTATTACGGCAGTATTGGACGCAAATGTCCTGTATCCGCTTTCATTGAGAGATTACTTGCTAAACCTTGCGGTTGAAGGGTTATATGATCCTATATGGACCCCTGAAATACACGACGAATGGATCAGAAACCTTCTAAAAAATAGACCGGACCTCAAAAGGAAGCAATTAGAGGCCACGCGTAAGGCAATGGATAAGGCTTTTCCTGGGGCAAACGTAACAAATGTCCAATCCATCGCAAATCGCCTAGCGCTGCCTGACCCAGATGATCGCCATGTACTTGCCGCAGCCATTAAAGCAGGGGCGGAGGTTATAGTTACTGCCAATCTAAGGGATTTTCCTGAAGTAATGCTAGCCCAACATAACATCCGTGCTGAACATCCGGATAGTTTTATCTTATCCTGCATTGAACGGGACCATCAGAAGAGTGTCCGGGCATTTGAAGAACAGGTTGCAGTATTGAGAAACCCGACTATGACTGTAGACGAGGTTCTGAAAAGTATGGAGAAGAATAGAATAAATTAA
- a CDS encoding excisionase family DNA-binding protein → MDALIEKTTREDQRIAKGSVNLFKKLSRSLGSSKKVVEISFPESDEPLRLPAKVIAMMAEILSGMSVGRSVAVIQTEMEVSTQEAADFLEVSRPHVVRLLEKGEIPFTKAGTHRRIKISDLIAYQKTLKATRRKQLKFLAKQAQDLKLDY, encoded by the coding sequence ATGGACGCCTTAATAGAAAAGACAACCCGGGAAGATCAGCGCATTGCGAAAGGCTCCGTGAACCTTTTTAAAAAGCTATCTCGTTCACTTGGATCGAGTAAGAAAGTGGTAGAAATTTCCTTTCCGGAAAGCGATGAACCATTACGCCTGCCTGCAAAAGTGATTGCGATGATGGCCGAAATTTTATCGGGAATGTCCGTAGGAAGGTCAGTGGCTGTGATCCAAACCGAAATGGAAGTAAGTACCCAGGAAGCTGCGGACTTTTTGGAGGTTTCCCGGCCGCATGTTGTCCGGCTTTTGGAGAAAGGAGAGATTCCGTTTACTAAGGCCGGTACCCATCGTCGAATTAAAATAAGTGATTTGATCGCTTACCAAAAGACCTTGAAAGCTACCAGGAGAAAGCAATTGAAATTCCTTGCAAAACAAGCCCAGGACCTCAAACTGGATTATTGA
- a CDS encoding NHL repeat-containing protein, with product MTPKSLFLALACALLFSCNKQTGTGLKAVASDAQNPASSYTVSTFAGSGIAGFADGTGTAASFNHPMGLAIDSSGNLYVADVQNLRIRKITPNGVVTTFAGNGQRGSANGVDTVAEFYDPVRLAIDATGNVYVTDAKYNNMIRKITPAGVVTTFAGGGAGTVNGTGTAAKFDDPLGITVNVNGNIYVSDAIYPEIRQLTPQAVVTTFAGSGATGSADGTGAAASFFAPDGMCRDGYGNIYLADANNQKIRKITPAAVVTTIAGTGALGSSDGPGAAASFDGPWDVAIDGLGYLYVCDAINNTIRRISPSDTVATIAGIAGEQGSANGPGSVATFSRPAGVVVDRSGNIYVSDAYNNVIRKLTPNN from the coding sequence ATGACTCCCAAATCATTGTTCCTGGCGCTAGCCTGCGCCCTCCTATTCTCCTGTAACAAACAAACCGGCACCGGATTAAAAGCGGTTGCCAGCGACGCCCAAAACCCCGCCTCTTCGTACACCGTATCCACCTTCGCGGGCAGCGGTATCGCCGGGTTCGCAGATGGTACGGGCACTGCCGCCAGTTTTAACCACCCCATGGGCCTCGCGATCGATAGCAGCGGTAACCTGTATGTAGCGGATGTACAAAATCTTAGAATACGCAAGATCACCCCTAACGGTGTCGTCACCACTTTTGCCGGCAATGGACAGCGTGGATCGGCTAACGGTGTAGATACTGTAGCCGAATTCTATGACCCGGTTAGGTTGGCGATAGATGCTACCGGAAATGTATACGTAACTGATGCCAAGTACAATAATATGATCCGTAAAATCACGCCGGCCGGCGTGGTTACGACCTTCGCCGGCGGAGGCGCCGGGACTGTAAATGGCACGGGTACCGCCGCCAAATTCGATGATCCCTTGGGAATCACGGTGAATGTCAATGGCAATATCTATGTGTCTGATGCCATCTATCCTGAGATACGCCAGCTTACACCGCAAGCTGTAGTGACCACATTTGCAGGTAGTGGCGCGACTGGTTCGGCGGACGGTACAGGCGCCGCCGCCAGTTTTTTCGCTCCGGATGGAATGTGCAGGGACGGTTATGGCAATATATACCTCGCAGATGCTAATAACCAGAAAATCCGTAAAATCACGCCGGCTGCGGTGGTCACCACTATCGCGGGTACCGGCGCCCTCGGTTCGTCCGACGGTCCGGGTGCTGCTGCCAGTTTTGATGGACCTTGGGATGTAGCAATAGATGGACTTGGCTATTTATATGTGTGTGACGCTATAAATAATACTATTCGCAGGATCAGCCCTTCCGACACGGTGGCGACCATTGCCGGTATTGCCGGAGAACAGGGATCTGCCAATGGTCCGGGAAGCGTTGCCACCTTTAGCCGACCCGCCGGTGTGGTGGTAGACCGCAGCGGAAATATATATGTTTCGGATGCCTACAACAATGTCATCCGAAAGCTGACGCCCAACAACTAA
- a CDS encoding 3-keto-disaccharide hydrolase: protein MKNLYLFAFIVSPTFLLAQQKDNTLTKKEKREGWQLLFDGKTTHGWHTYLRDTVGSRWQVEDGQIVFDPTKPKEGGGYLVTNKEYENFELRLQWRISKGGNSGVIFDVQEDPKYAQPYVTGPEMQVLDNIDAADNKKQNHLAGCLYDMAGDTSVSKPVPVGGWNQVRIIQNKGHLTLWLNGIQTYDGQIGSPEWDSLVAKSKFRNKEFYAFAKVAKGKISLQEHPGASGWKNIMIREIK, encoded by the coding sequence ATGAAAAATCTATATTTATTCGCATTCATCGTCAGTCCTACCTTTCTTTTGGCGCAGCAAAAAGACAACACTTTAACAAAAAAGGAAAAAAGAGAAGGCTGGCAACTTTTGTTTGACGGCAAAACCACCCATGGCTGGCACACCTACCTGCGCGACACCGTCGGCTCAAGATGGCAGGTAGAGGACGGACAAATCGTGTTTGACCCGACCAAGCCAAAAGAGGGCGGTGGCTACCTGGTCACCAACAAGGAATACGAGAACTTCGAGCTCCGGTTACAATGGAGAATATCCAAAGGCGGCAATAGCGGGGTGATTTTTGATGTACAGGAAGACCCCAAATATGCCCAGCCCTATGTCACCGGCCCGGAAATGCAGGTACTCGATAATATCGACGCCGCCGATAACAAAAAACAAAATCACCTCGCCGGTTGCCTGTATGACATGGCCGGAGATACATCCGTGTCAAAACCCGTACCCGTCGGCGGGTGGAACCAGGTAAGAATTATTCAAAACAAAGGTCACCTGACCTTGTGGCTAAACGGCATACAAACCTATGACGGACAAATCGGAAGCCCCGAGTGGGATTCATTGGTCGCCAAAAGCAAGTTCAGGAATAAAGAATTCTATGCTTTTGCAAAGGTGGCAAAAGGAAAGATTTCGTTGCAGGAGCATCCGGGGGCGAGTGGGTGGAAGAATATTATGATCAGGGAGATAAAATAG
- a CDS encoding gliding motility protein GldB-related protein, with protein MKLDSSYIGRHVLSILAFSLYFFIHPAPVHGQAVFISDVDHFWGAFDSIQTTHDKDRQIQIMQSLYIDKGTYGLKKFMTLRKFDAARLVECINKYPGFWKSIRPNTLTIWQNEPLIESYLRKFKILYPDMRTANIYFTIGAIRAAGTTQDSLVLIGSEIAMGDKNTDVSEFPDKRLANFFNSKNSGNIIPVVIHECVHTQQRPEGKTLLAESIYEGACEFITELILAKPLENSYLVYGRTHEKELKQQFKKDMFSEDLSHWLYNGATSKTMGDLGYFMGYSICKSFYSHAKNKNTAIKAIINLNYPDSVAVKEFLKESRYY; from the coding sequence ATGAAACTCGACTCCAGCTACATCGGCCGTCATGTATTGTCAATTTTAGCTTTTTCCCTTTATTTTTTTATACATCCTGCACCCGTACATGGACAGGCCGTTTTTATATCCGATGTCGATCATTTCTGGGGCGCATTTGACAGCATTCAAACTACGCATGATAAGGACAGGCAGATCCAGATCATGCAGTCTCTGTATATCGACAAGGGAACGTACGGGCTGAAAAAGTTTATGACACTGAGAAAATTTGACGCGGCCAGATTAGTGGAGTGCATAAACAAATATCCCGGGTTTTGGAAATCTATACGCCCCAATACCTTGACTATATGGCAGAATGAGCCGCTCATTGAATCTTACCTCAGAAAGTTCAAGATTTTATACCCGGATATGCGCACGGCCAACATCTATTTTACGATCGGCGCCATTCGCGCAGCGGGTACTACGCAGGATTCACTGGTATTAATCGGCTCCGAAATTGCCATGGGCGACAAAAACACGGATGTCTCCGAGTTCCCTGATAAAAGACTGGCAAATTTTTTCAATTCGAAAAATTCAGGCAATATTATTCCAGTAGTCATCCACGAATGTGTGCATACACAACAACGGCCTGAAGGCAAGACCCTCCTGGCGGAGTCCATTTATGAGGGCGCCTGTGAATTTATTACCGAGCTCATACTGGCAAAGCCCTTGGAGAATTCTTATTTAGTCTATGGGAGAACGCATGAAAAGGAGCTAAAGCAGCAATTTAAAAAAGACATGTTTTCCGAAGATCTTTCTCACTGGTTGTACAATGGGGCAACGTCAAAGACGATGGGGGATTTGGGGTATTTTATGGGCTATAGCATCTGCAAGTCGTTTTATAGTCATGCTAAAAACAAGAACACGGCCATAAAAGCGATTATCAATTTGAATTATCCGGATTCGGTGGCAGTGAAGGAGTTTTTGAAGGAATCAAGATATTATTGA
- a CDS encoding Crp/Fnr family transcriptional regulator, producing MPPIFDHFKTFTDRETTLTPEELQQVWSLATVKELRRRQPLWAEGEVCRHKLFVAKGLLRAFCLKSDGSESILAFSPENSWFTDPESLKDETPSRLTVEAIEDTTMLLWTKEHFGRLLETIPALKSYFEKLIVNTLYLSRQRILENISYTTEEKYREFMESFPDVFQRVPLHMVASYLGVTRETLSRIRQAQLRQQKVVK from the coding sequence ATGCCCCCCATATTCGACCATTTCAAAACCTTCACCGACAGGGAAACAACCCTAACCCCGGAAGAGCTGCAGCAAGTCTGGTCCCTTGCCACGGTGAAGGAACTCCGGCGTCGCCAGCCGCTTTGGGCAGAAGGCGAGGTCTGCCGCCACAAGCTCTTCGTGGCGAAAGGCCTATTAAGAGCCTTTTGTCTCAAAAGCGACGGCAGTGAGTCCATCCTGGCCTTTTCCCCCGAAAATTCCTGGTTCACCGATCCCGAAAGTTTGAAAGACGAAACTCCCTCCAGGCTTACCGTCGAAGCCATAGAGGATACGACCATGCTGCTTTGGACCAAAGAACATTTTGGCCGCCTTTTGGAGACCATTCCCGCGCTGAAATCCTATTTTGAGAAGCTTATCGTCAATACCCTATACCTTAGCCGCCAGCGCATCCTGGAGAATATCAGCTATACCACGGAGGAAAAGTACCGGGAATTTATGGAGTCCTTCCCGGACGTTTTCCAGCGCGTACCCCTGCACATGGTCGCCTCCTACCTGGGCGTCACCCGGGAAACCCTGAGCCGCATCAGGCAGGCGCAACTCAGGCAACAGAAGGTGGTAAAATAG